From the Primulina tabacum isolate GXHZ01 chromosome 3, ASM2559414v2, whole genome shotgun sequence genome, one window contains:
- the LOC142540193 gene encoding putative pentatricopeptide repeat-containing protein At5g09950, with translation MFSPNNVVSSMRSLLCKYLNTTFSSLTRASLSSSSIPLQNTLTVSYQQKQTQFDTDNHNQLPQSSLGVSFSEKYESLIERFRLSCSHFEAEQFHSEVIKYGYVNDLFTANNLINFYAWNADLVSANNVFDEMSEKNTVTWACLISGCSHNDMPASAIALFGRMLSEGFIANHYAIGSVIRACQMLGTDGSRYGLQIHGLILKTPYSVDVVVCNVLISMYGSCFIGSVGSDYARHVFDEIDCKNSISWNSIISVYSQRGDANLAVGFFSGMQMEHVGLGFRPSEYTFASLISAAAECACVDNGLLLLKQLLAKIEMSGFVRDLYVGSALVNLFARFGLIETAKDIFQHMGTRNAVSVNGLMVGLVKLKHGEEAVELFMEMKRLVRLNLDTYGNLLSAIGEFSCLQDVKKKGKEVHGYITRTGILDDRIAVGNSLINMYAKCGSIEDACAVFRLMLDKDLVSWSSIISALDQNEYFEDAVLSFCAMKRVGLMPSNFTLISSLSSCGSIGWIRMGEQIHCEGVKLGLDCDVSVSNSLLSLYADTRRITESRKVFHFMPEHDNVSWNSVIRAFSDSETSVIEAINYFIEMMRAGVNLNNITFINILTAAASLSHVELAHQIHSLVLKFQLMSDSAIQNSLLACYGKCGEMNDCETIFARMSERDDVSWNSIISGYIHNEHLVKAMDAVWFMLHSGQRLDCYTFATVLSACASLATLVHGMEVHACSTRACLDADVVIGSALIDMYAKCGRIEYASRVFNLMPHRNIYSWNSMISSYARHGDGHKALEMFTQMKLENQQPDHVTYVGVLSACSHVGLVSQGYEHFESMTNVYGLTPRMEHFSCMVDLLSRAAEFDKLEDFMARIPVIPNALIWRTVLGACSRANGRLMDLGERAAKMIIELEPQNAVNYVLLANMYASGGDWEHVTEARLAMRDAEARKEAGCSWVTMKDSVHVFVSGYKSHPDTESIYKKLAELHWKMREMGYVPETRFALYDLEMENKEEVLSYHSERLAVAFVLTRKSELPIRIMKNLRVCGDCHSAFKYISEIVGRQIVLRDSNRFHHFLDGKCSCNDYW, from the coding sequence ATGTTTTCTCCCAACAACGTTGTATCATCGATGCGCAGTCTGCTGTGCAAATACCTCAACACAACTTTCAGTTCACTCACCAGAGCGTCTCTGTCCTCTAGCTCAATCCCACTTCAGAACACTCTTACTGTATCTTACCAACAAAAACAAACGCAATTTGATACTGACAATCACAATCAACTTCCCCAATCTTCTTTGGGAGTATCTTTTTCTGAAAAGTATGAGTCTTTGATTGAAAGATTCCGATTATCCTGCTCCCATTTTGAAGCTGAGCAGTTCCATTCAGAAGTAATAAAATATGGGTACGTCAACGACTTGTTTACGGCCAATAATCTCATCAATTTTTATGCCTGGAATGCCGATTTAGTCTCTGCTAACAATGTGTTCGATGAAATGTCTGAAAAGAATACGGTCACTTGGGCTTGTTTGATTTCTGGGTGCTCTCACAATGATATGCCTGCAAGTGCAATTGCTCTTTTTGGAAGGATGTTGTCTGAAGGGTTTATCGCCAATCATTATGCTATTGGGAGTGTAATAAGGGCGTGCCAGATGTTAGGGACTGATGGATCGAGATATGGGTTGCAGATTCATGGTCTAATTTTGAAAACTCCGTATTCGGTTGATGTGGTTGTCTGCAATGTTCTGATCTCGATGTATGGGAGTTGTTTTATTGGTTCTGTTGGTTCCGACTATGCTCGGCATGTTTTTGATGAGATAGATTGTAAGAATTCAATTTCGTGGAATTCTATCATCTCGGTTTACTCTCAGAGGGGAGATGCAAATTTGGCTGTTGGGTTTTTCTCTGGTATGCAAATGGAACATGTTGGGCTTGGTTTTAGGCCTAGCGAGTATACATTTGCTAGTCTAATATCTGCTGCAGCTGAATGTGCATGTGTTGATAATGGTTTATTACTGCTCAAGCAACTGCTGGCAAAAATTGAGATGTCTGGGTTTGTACGAGATCTGTATGTTGGTAGTGCTTTGGTGAATTTATTTGCgaggtttggtttaattgaaACTGCAAAGGATATATTTCAGCATATGGGTACGAGAAATGCAGTGTCGGTAAATGGATTGATGGTTGGATTGGTGAAGCTCAAGCATGGTGAAGAAGCAGTTGAGCTTTTCATGGAGATGAAGCGCCTTGTTAGATTGAACCTTGATACTTATGGGAATCTTTTGAGCGCCATTGGTGAGTTCTCGTGTTTGCAAGatgtgaaaaagaaaggaaaagagGTCCATGGGTATATCACACGAACAGGAATACTTGATGACAGGATTGCTGTTGGGAACAGTTTGATTAATATGTATGCTAAATGTGGTTCAATAGAAGATGCTTGTGCTGTTTTCAGGTTGATGTTGGATAAAGATTTGGTGTCATGGAGTTCCATTATCTCCGCTCTTGACCAAAATGAGTATTTCGAAGATGCGGTGTTGAGTTTTTGCGCCATGAAGAGAGTAGGACTAATGCCTTCAAATTTCACACTGATCAGCTCTTTGAGTTCTTGTGGCAGTATAGGCTGGATCAGGATGGGAGAGCAAATACATTGCGAAGGGGTCAAGTTGGGACTCGATTGTGATGTTTCAGTATCCAATTCTCTTCTTTCCCTATATGCTGATACTAGACGTATTACTGAATCCAGGAAAGTGTTTCACTTCATGCCTGAACATGACAATGTATCATGGAATTCTGTCATCAGGGCATTTAGTGATTCTGAGACGTCCGTTATTGAAGCCATAAATTATTTCATAGAGATGATGCGAGCTGGAGTGAATCTAAATAATATCACTTTTATAAACATCCTCACAGCAGCAGCGTCTCTTTCTCATGTTGAACTTGCACATCAAATTCATTCGCTGGTGTTAAAATTCCAGCTCATGAGTGATAGTGCCATTCAGAACTCACTTCTAGCTTGCTATGGCAAGTGTGGAGAGATGAATGATTGTGAGACTATATTTGCAAGAATGTCTGAAAGGGACGATGTGAGTTGGAATTCCATTATCTCCGGATACATACATAATGAGCATTTGGTTAAAGCCATGGATGCCGTATGGTTTATGCTGCATAGTGGTCAAAGACTAGACTGTTACACCTTTGCCACTGTTCTCAGTGCTTGTGCTTCTCTTGCAACTTTGGTACACGGCATGGAAGTTCATGCTTGTTCAACTAGAGCTTGTTTGGATGCTGATGTGGTTATCGGTAGTGCTTTGATAGACATGTATGCAAAATGTGGAAGGATAGAGTATGCTTCAAGGGTTTTCAATTTAATGCCTCATCGGAACATATACTCTTGGAACTCCATGATATCCAGCTATGCTCGACATGGTGATGGACACAAAGCTTTGGAGATGTTCACACAGATGAAACTTGAAAACCAGCAACCCGATCACGTTACCTATGTTGGGGTCTTATCGGCTTGTAGTCATGTAGGATTGGTCAGTCAAGGATACGAACACTTTGAATCCATGACCAATGTATACGGCCTGACACCAAGAATGGAGCACTTCTCGTGTATGGTGGATCTCCTTAGCAGAGCCGCTGAATTTGACAAGTTAGAAGACTTCATGGCTCGAATACCTGTAATCCCGAATGCCCTTATCTGGAGAACCGTTCTTGGAGCATGTAGTCGAGCTAATGGCCGCCTGATGGATTTAGGTGAGAGGGCTGCCAAAATGATCATTGAGTTGGAACCTCAAAACGCGGTTAATTATGTCCTCCTGGCTAATATGTATGCCTCAGGTGGAGATTGGGAGCACGTTACAGAAGCCCGACTTGCAATGAGGGATGCCGAAGCAAGGAAAGAAGCCGGGTGCAGTTGGGTCACCATGAAAGACTCGGTACATGTCTTTGTATCTGGTTATAAATCACATCCTGATACAGAATCCATATACAAAAAACTTGCAGAATTGCATTGGAAAATGAGGGAAATGGGGTACGTTCCGGAGACAAGATTCGCATTATATGACCTTGAAATGGAGAACAAGGAAGAAGTCTTGAGCTATCACAGTGAGAGGCTTGCAGTTGCTTTTGTTCTTACAAGGAAATCTGAACTGCCGATAAGGATAATGAAAAATCTGAGAGTCTGTGGGGACTGTCACTCTGCGTTTAAATACATATCTGAGATTGTCGGTAGGCAGATAGTGTTGCGGGATTCTAACAGATTTCATCATTTCTTGGATGGTAAATGTTCGTGTAATGATTATTGGTAA
- the LOC142540194 gene encoding large ribosomal subunit protein uL4z-like, translating to MAAAAAVRPLVTVQTLDNDMVTEGGNFLPLPDVMKASIRPDIVTFVHGQISNNARQPYAVSKRAGHQTSAESWGTGRAVSRIPRVPGGGTHRAGQGAFGNMCRGGRMFAPTKIWRRWHRAVNVNQKRHAIASAIAASAVTSLVLARGHKIEEVPELPLVVSDTIEGVEKTNAAIKILKQIGAFPDAEKAKESHAIRPGKGKMRNRRYISRKGPLIVYGTEGAKLKTAFRNIPGVEIAHVSRLNLLKLAPGGHLGRFIVWTKSAFEKLDEVYGTFDKPSEKKKGFVLPRAKMINADLARIINSDEVQSVVKPIKKDIKRATLKKNPLKNLNVMLKLNPYAKTARRMALLAEADRVKAKQEKLDKKRKQITKEEASAIKSASKNWYKTMISDSDYTEFENFTKWLGVSQ from the exons atggccgccgccgccgccgttCGCCCGCTCGTCACCGTTCAAACCCTGGACAACGACATGGTCACCGAAGGTGGAAATTTCTTGCCACTTCCCGACGTTATGAAGGCGTCGATCCGTCCTGACATTGTGACATTTGTTCACGGTCAAATCTCAAATAACGCACGCCAGCCTTATGCTGTGTCGAAACGTGCCGGACACCAAACCTCAGCTGAGTCGTGGGGAACCGGTCGCGCTGTTTCGCGAATTCCCCGCGTTCCAGGTGGAGGAACGCATCGGGCTGGTCAGGGTGCCTTCGGAAACATGTGCCGTGGTGGAAGGATGTTTGCTCCGACGAAGATCTGGCGCCGCTGGCATAGAGCTGTGAATGTGAATCAGAAGAGACACGCTATCGCTTCCGCGATCGCCGCTTCTGCTGTTACTTCTCTTGTGCTGGCGAGAGGGCACAAGATTGAGGAAGTGCCGGAGCTTCCTCTTGTTGTGTCAGACACTATTGAAGGTGTTGAGAAGACTAACGCTGCTATCAAAATTCTGAAGCAAATCGGAGCTTTTCCTGATGCTGAGAAGGCCAAGGAGAGCCACGCTATTCGTCCTGGGAAGGGGAAAATGCGTAACCGTAGGTATATCTCGAGGAAGGGTCCTCTTATTGTCTATGGTACTGAAGGAGCTAAACTGAAAACTGCATTCCGCAACATCCCAGGTGTCGAGATTGCACATGTTTCGCGTCTAAATCTACTGAAGCTCGCTCCTGGTGGTCATCTTGGGAGGTTTATTGTCTGGACTAAGTCTGCTTTTGAGAAGTTGGATGAGGTTTACGGAACTTTTGATAAACCATCTGAGAAGAAGAAGGGCTTCGTGTTACCTCGGGCTAAGATGATCAATGCTGATTTGGCAAGAATTATCAACTCTGATGAGGTGCAATCTGTGGTGAAACCAATCAAAAAGGACATCAAGAGGGCTACTTTAAAGAAGAACCCGTTGAAGAATCTGAACGTGATGTTGAAGCTTAATCCGTATGCAAAGACTGCTCGGCGGATGGCCCTCTTGGCTGAGGCAGATCGTGTCAAGGCTAAGCAGGAGAAGCTTGATAAGAAGAGAAAGCAGATCACAAAG GAGGAGGCATCAGCGATCAAATCTGCTAGCAAGAATTGGTACAAGACGATGATCTCTGACAGCGACTACACAGAATTTGAAAACTTTACGAAGTGGTTGGGTGTGTCTCAGTAA